AATATAGAATGGTCCCTCTTCCTAGCTCCTATAATAATTCCTTTTAACTTCTTGTTATTTTTTAATGAAACCTTTACTTCATCTCCAGCCTTAATCTTATTTCCGTCTAGAACAAATTCCTTCGTATCTGCATCATTTATATGTTTTTCTGTTACAGATTTTTTGTTAATTACAATAATATTATTTTTTAAATACATTTTTTCTTTTAGAACAGTAACAATATATCCAAAGGTGCTTCCAATTAACAATATTATTAAAAAAACTTGTAAATTGTGTAATATCAAATTCATACCCCCACATTCTTCGGAATACTTATAGTTAAGTATACCATAATATTAGCATTACTTAAACTATTTATATCCAATAATTTAAGAAAATCTATTTACCCCTCGACATTTTCCAAAAAGTTTGGTAAAATAAATAAGGAAAATGAATACAATTTAATATCGGGATGTGGCGCAGTTTGGTAGCGCACAAGTCTGGGGGACTTGGGGTCGCTGGTTCGAACCCAGTCATCCCGACCATAGAAAAAGAAGGTAGAATATTCTACCTTCTTTTTCTATACTATTATACAAATTAAACCGCCACTACTGTCGTTTATTATTCTTTCTAATGCTCTCCTCATTTTCTGTCGAGCATCTTCTGGCATTGTATTTAATTTACCTTGTAATTGTTCATTTACTAAATCATATAATGATTTTCCAAATAAATTAGACTGCCAAATTTTTGATGGATCTCCTTCAAATTCATCTAAGAAATATTTAACTAATTCTTCACTTTGTTTCTCAGTTCCAATAAGAGGTGATACCTCAGTAGTTATATCACACCTTAAAAAATGTAAAGAAGGAGCTTTAGCTTTTAGTTTCACCCCAAACTTATTGCCTTGTTTATATATTTCCGGCTCTTTTAACTCCATCTCTTCTATACTTGGGCTTACTAACCCATAACCTATTTCTTTTGCCTCATTTAAAGCCTGCTCTACTTTATCGTATTCTTTTTTAGTTTGTGATAGTTTTGAAATTAAACCTAGTAATTGCTCATCTCCATCAATGGTGTAGCCTGTCAACTCTTCTAATATTTTATAAAATAGATCATCTTCTAATACTATTTCTGCATCTACAATGCCTTCTCCTAAGTTTATTTCTTCTATAAAAATATCTTCAACTATATCTAATTCACTTAGAGTTTTTAGCGATGGTTGAACTTCATTTAATTTCTGCAATGTTTTTATAGATTCTTTTAAGGATTTTAAAATTTCTGCCTTTATCCAGTGTTCTCTTGGTAACCCATCGATCCAACCAGGCAAATTAATACTTATTTCCTTTACAGGGAATTCAAATAATACTTTTTCAAATACTTTTTCAATATCTTCTATCCCCATATTTAGACAATCTACAGCTATTACAGTAACTCCATATTTTTCTTGTAGACTTTCCTTTAATGCAATAGTACTATCCAAATTTGGATGTTTTGAATTAAGTAAAATAATAAAAGGTTTTTCTAGTTCTTTTAATTCATTTATTAC
This is a stretch of genomic DNA from Tissierellales bacterium. It encodes these proteins:
- the spoIVA gene encoding stage IV sporulation protein A; protein product: MDKFDIYKDIAERTDGDIYVGVVGPVRTGKSTFIKKFMELLVLPNIENKHKKERAKDELPLSGAGKTIMTTEPKFVPNEAAELVLKDNVKMKLRMVDCVGYLVEGALGHIEENIPRMVTTPWYEKEIPFEEAAEIGTKKVINDHSTIGIVVITDGSITDIDRSNYINAEERVINELKELEKPFIILLNSKHPNLDSTIALKESLQEKYGVTVIAVDCLNMGIEDIEKVFEKVLFEFPVKEISINLPGWIDGLPREHWIKAEILKSLKESIKTLQKLNEVQPSLKTLSELDIVEDIFIEEINLGEGIVDAEIVLEDDLFYKILEELTGYTIDGDEQLLGLISKLSQTKKEYDKVEQALNEAKEIGYGLVSPSIEEMELKEPEIYKQGNKFGVKLKAKAPSLHFLRCDITTEVSPLIGTEKQSEELVKYFLDEFEGDPSKIWQSNLFGKSLYDLVNEQLQGKLNTMPEDARQKMRRALERIINDSSGGLICIIV